One genomic window of Polyangium aurulentum includes the following:
- a CDS encoding fatty acyl-AMP ligase, with the protein MKTYAPRTVAQAIEDAAGSTGTGYRFLDESAGDPPLYSHADIERESARFGGALQALGLKKGDRVALILPDNTDFVFAFLGAVRAGIVPVPIYPPTGLGKLAGYLENTLHIVARSGARLLVTNVEIKRMLGTIQANAPELEKVATIESVREMREPLRPEKIALDDVCFLQFTSGSTARPKGVTLTHGNLAANVRAIMQLGLGVRDAVDIGVSWLPLYHDMGLIGFVIAPLYHVNSIAFLPPLLFLKRPVRWLEAVTRYRGSVSFGPNFAYALCVKRIKDSEMAGLDLSSWRVAGCGAEPIRAENLRAFADKFGRVGFSDKAFVCCYGMAESTLAISFSKVGTGVHTDVVDGDKLWSTGRAEPVAEGSAHAAPIVQCGGAFEGHDIQVFAPDDETSEKPLREREVGELRLRGPSIMTGYWGDPEATRKAFPGGWLRTGDLGYIAEGNVYVCGRSKEVVIVNGRNYYPQDLEWEASGVEGVRKGNVIAFGTMKPAGDRERVVIAFETSVTDEGKRETLKAEVRKAVQQGVGLTVDEVVALAAGVLPKTSSGKLQRAKTRELYESGELLDRTSAREVDKLDLVKEFAKSQIGYFRHRLFGKGED; encoded by the coding sequence ATGAAGACGTACGCGCCGCGCACCGTCGCGCAGGCCATCGAGGATGCGGCGGGGAGCACAGGGACGGGCTATCGCTTTCTCGACGAGTCCGCGGGCGATCCGCCGCTCTACTCGCACGCGGACATCGAGCGTGAGAGCGCGCGCTTCGGCGGCGCGCTGCAAGCGCTCGGCTTGAAGAAGGGCGATCGCGTCGCGTTGATCCTGCCGGACAATACCGACTTCGTCTTTGCATTCCTCGGCGCGGTGCGCGCGGGGATCGTGCCGGTGCCGATCTACCCGCCGACGGGCCTCGGCAAGCTCGCGGGATACCTCGAGAACACGCTGCATATCGTGGCCCGGAGCGGCGCGCGGTTGCTGGTCACGAACGTCGAGATCAAGCGCATGCTCGGCACGATCCAGGCGAACGCGCCCGAGCTCGAGAAGGTGGCGACGATCGAGAGCGTGCGCGAGATGCGCGAGCCTTTGCGGCCGGAGAAGATCGCGCTCGACGACGTGTGCTTTCTGCAATTCACGAGCGGATCGACGGCGCGTCCGAAGGGCGTGACGCTGACGCACGGCAATCTCGCGGCGAACGTGCGCGCAATCATGCAGCTCGGGCTCGGCGTGCGCGACGCGGTGGACATCGGCGTTTCCTGGCTGCCGCTCTATCACGACATGGGGCTCATCGGCTTCGTGATCGCGCCGCTCTATCACGTCAACTCGATCGCGTTCCTGCCTCCCCTTCTCTTTTTGAAGCGCCCCGTGCGCTGGCTCGAGGCGGTGACGCGCTATCGCGGGTCGGTCTCATTCGGGCCGAATTTCGCGTATGCGCTGTGCGTGAAGCGGATCAAGGACAGCGAGATGGCGGGCCTCGATCTCTCGAGCTGGCGCGTCGCGGGCTGCGGCGCAGAGCCGATCCGCGCGGAGAACCTGCGGGCATTCGCGGACAAGTTCGGCCGGGTGGGCTTCAGCGACAAGGCATTCGTGTGCTGCTATGGCATGGCCGAGTCGACGCTTGCGATCTCGTTCAGCAAGGTCGGCACGGGCGTGCACACGGACGTGGTGGACGGCGACAAGCTCTGGTCGACGGGGCGCGCGGAGCCCGTGGCGGAGGGCAGCGCGCACGCGGCGCCGATCGTGCAATGCGGCGGGGCGTTCGAGGGGCACGACATCCAGGTATTCGCGCCCGACGACGAGACGAGCGAAAAGCCGCTCAGGGAGCGCGAGGTGGGCGAGCTGCGCCTGCGCGGCCCGAGCATCATGACGGGCTACTGGGGCGACCCGGAGGCGACGCGCAAGGCGTTCCCGGGCGGCTGGCTGCGCACGGGGGACCTCGGGTACATCGCCGAGGGGAACGTGTACGTCTGCGGTCGCTCGAAAGAGGTGGTCATCGTCAATGGCCGCAACTACTACCCGCAGGACCTCGAATGGGAGGCGAGCGGCGTGGAGGGCGTGCGCAAGGGCAACGTCATCGCATTCGGCACCATGAAGCCCGCGGGGGATCGCGAGCGCGTGGTGATCGCGTTCGAGACGTCGGTGACCGACGAGGGGAAGCGCGAGACCCTGAAGGCCGAGGTCCGCAAGGCGGTGCAGCAGGGCGTGGGCCTGACGGTGGACGAGGTGGTGGCGCTCGCGGCAGGCGTGTTGCCGAAGACGTCGAGCGGAAAGCTCCAGCGCGCGAAGACGCGGGAGCTTTACGAGAGCGGCGAGCTACTCGACAGGACGAGCGCGAGGGAGGTCGACAAGCTCGACCTGGTGAAGGAATTCGCGAAGAGCCAGATCGGGTATTTCAGGCATCGGTTGTTCGGGAAGGGTGAGGATTGA
- a CDS encoding acyl carrier protein, whose amino-acid sequence MSWTREAIRSELLKVFAQHNHTNATLTESSELVGDLGIDSLGVMEILAELEDTFKLTIPDDALREVNTVADVARAVEKRLEQDGRLSG is encoded by the coding sequence ATGAGCTGGACCAGGGAAGCCATCCGCAGCGAGCTGCTCAAGGTGTTCGCGCAACACAACCACACGAATGCGACCTTGACCGAGTCGAGCGAGCTCGTGGGCGATCTCGGCATCGACTCGCTCGGCGTGATGGAGATCCTGGCCGAGCTCGAGGACACCTTCAAGCTGACGATCCCCGACGATGCGCTGCGCGAGGTGAACACCGTGGCGGACGTGGCCAGGGCGGTGGAGAAGCGGCTCGAGCAGGATGGAAGGCTTTCAGGATGA
- a CDS encoding helical backbone metal receptor, with product MKLIKVTDDRQRRYVFQAPPRRIVSLVPSDTYSLLRLGAKDRLIGRTRYCVVPAGEVEDIEIVGGTKDVDVNRVIELEPDLVIANQEENAKPQIERLDAAGIPVLVSFPRRVAEGIAHLARLALALGIEAQPTARGLVASAYRGHHEAERTRSQRPPVRAFVPIWMDPLMTVNASTFISDMLDLVGAHNVFSDRERRYPLAADLGKAAPLPPSRVGARDTRYPRVSLDELVAQKPDLVLLPDEPHAFTEADADVFRGLDIPAAKTGRVVFCDGKDLMWYGARSVEGIERLRAIVSGGPSQAES from the coding sequence ATGAAGCTCATCAAGGTCACGGACGATCGCCAGCGAAGGTATGTGTTCCAAGCACCCCCGCGGCGCATCGTCTCGCTCGTCCCGAGTGACACGTACTCGCTCCTCCGCCTCGGCGCCAAGGACAGGCTGATCGGCCGCACGCGCTACTGTGTCGTGCCGGCGGGCGAAGTCGAGGACATCGAGATCGTGGGCGGAACGAAGGATGTGGACGTAAATCGCGTGATCGAGCTCGAGCCCGATCTCGTGATCGCCAACCAGGAGGAGAACGCCAAACCCCAGATCGAGCGCCTCGACGCGGCCGGCATCCCCGTGCTCGTGTCGTTTCCGCGCCGGGTCGCCGAGGGAATCGCGCACCTCGCGAGGCTCGCGCTCGCGCTCGGGATCGAAGCTCAACCCACGGCACGGGGGCTCGTCGCCTCGGCGTACCGCGGCCATCACGAGGCCGAGCGCACGCGGAGCCAGAGGCCGCCCGTGCGCGCATTCGTGCCGATCTGGATGGATCCGCTGATGACCGTGAACGCGTCGACGTTCATCTCGGACATGCTCGACCTCGTGGGCGCGCACAACGTCTTCAGCGATCGCGAGCGCCGCTACCCGCTCGCGGCCGACCTCGGAAAGGCCGCGCCGCTGCCTCCCTCGCGCGTGGGCGCTCGCGATACGCGCTACCCGCGCGTGAGCCTCGACGAGCTGGTCGCGCAAAAGCCCGACCTCGTCTTGCTGCCCGACGAGCCGCACGCCTTCACCGAGGCCGACGCGGACGTATTCCGTGGCTTGGACATTCCTGCCGCAAAGACGGGTCGGGTGGTCTTCTGCGATGGTAAAGATCTGATGTGGTACGGCGCGCGGAGCGTCGAGGGTATCGAGCGGCTTCGCGCGATCGTGAGCGGCGGGCCGTCGCAGGCTGAATCCTGA
- a CDS encoding ATPase domain-containing protein — protein sequence MSEAPTETEAARVSSGIDGLDTVLQGGFIRGGIYIVSGRPGAGKTILANQTCFRHVAGGGRATYVTLLSEMHDALLTHMSRLSFFDRAAVGSSLVYINGYTTLSDSGLEGLLKLLRDSLRAQGATLLIVDGLVTAEVFARSDVAYKRFIQELQTWVGLMGITVLLLASTDLRKGVKPEHTMVDGILELRSRAQGQRWLRELKVTKLRGSAFLEGRHAYRISSEGISLYPRFEALYGRRREGVHFEKRISIGIEALDELMGGGVFKGSTTLMLGPSGSGKTVLGLHFLHAGAAAGEPALCMGFAESPETIRAIMKRLGMNPNELLIEWQPAAELLLDAIGYQLIKLVEEHGVRRLLIDGIDGLSRATSYPERVPAFFTVLVEELCARGVTTLITDEARELFAQDMEMPGLTMSAICDNSLTLRQVQTGAQLNRLLSILKTSASNHSRGLFEFDITDRGIVIGQPLRMTKGAATAVPVRKGKATKVTGSGRGKTRK from the coding sequence ATGAGCGAAGCTCCCACAGAAACAGAGGCAGCGCGCGTCAGCAGCGGGATCGATGGGCTCGACACCGTGTTGCAGGGCGGGTTCATCCGCGGCGGCATCTACATCGTCTCGGGCCGCCCCGGCGCGGGCAAGACGATCCTCGCCAACCAGACCTGCTTCCGGCACGTGGCCGGGGGAGGCCGCGCGACGTACGTCACGCTGCTGTCCGAAATGCACGACGCGCTGCTCACGCACATGTCGCGCCTCTCGTTCTTCGACCGCGCGGCCGTCGGCTCGTCGCTCGTGTACATCAACGGCTACACGACGCTCAGCGACAGCGGCCTCGAGGGGCTCCTCAAGCTCCTGCGCGACAGCCTGCGCGCACAGGGCGCGACGCTGCTCATCGTCGACGGGCTGGTCACGGCCGAGGTCTTCGCGCGGTCGGACGTCGCCTACAAGCGCTTCATCCAGGAGCTGCAGACCTGGGTCGGGCTGATGGGCATCACCGTGCTCTTGCTGGCGAGCACGGACCTGCGCAAGGGCGTCAAGCCCGAGCACACGATGGTCGACGGCATCCTCGAGCTGCGCTCCCGCGCGCAGGGCCAGCGCTGGCTGCGCGAGCTGAAGGTGACCAAGCTGCGCGGATCGGCCTTCCTCGAGGGGCGCCACGCCTACCGCATCTCGAGTGAAGGCATCTCCCTCTACCCGCGCTTCGAGGCGCTCTACGGCAGGCGCCGCGAGGGAGTGCACTTCGAAAAGCGCATCTCGATCGGCATCGAGGCGCTCGACGAGCTGATGGGCGGCGGCGTCTTCAAGGGATCGACGACGCTCATGCTGGGCCCTTCGGGCTCGGGGAAAACCGTGCTCGGGCTACATTTTTTGCACGCCGGCGCCGCCGCGGGCGAGCCCGCGCTCTGCATGGGGTTCGCCGAGAGCCCCGAGACGATCCGCGCGATCATGAAGCGCCTCGGGATGAACCCGAACGAGCTGCTCATCGAATGGCAACCCGCGGCCGAGCTGCTCCTCGACGCCATCGGATATCAGCTCATCAAGCTGGTGGAGGAGCACGGCGTGCGCCGGCTGCTCATCGACGGCATCGACGGGCTGTCGCGGGCGACCTCGTACCCCGAGCGCGTGCCCGCGTTCTTCACGGTCCTCGTCGAGGAGCTGTGCGCGCGCGGCGTCACCACGCTCATCACGGACGAGGCGCGAGAGCTGTTCGCGCAGGACATGGAGATGCCGGGCCTGACCATGTCGGCGATCTGCGACAACAGCCTCACGTTGCGCCAGGTGCAGACCGGGGCGCAGCTCAACCGGCTCCTGTCCATCCTGAAGACGAGCGCGAGCAATCACTCTCGCGGTCTGTTCGAGTTCGACATCACCGACCGGGGGATCGTGATTGGCCAGCCCTTGCGCATGACGAAGGGCGCCGCCACGGCCGTTCCCGTGCGGAAGGGCAAGGCAACGAAGGTGACCGGCAGCGGGCGGGGAAAGACGCGCAAGTGA
- a CDS encoding response regulator, with translation MTTILLVDDEPAIIETLAEVLVWEGFEVVTAANGKDGLAKLETMTPDLAIIDYMMPVMDGVQMIRAMRAHPAFVDIPILVITAAPIAVPEDIRKSTAILGKPFDVAALLRLIRQKARK, from the coding sequence ATGACGACGATCCTCCTCGTCGATGACGAGCCAGCGATCATCGAGACGCTCGCCGAGGTGCTCGTCTGGGAGGGCTTCGAGGTCGTCACGGCCGCCAACGGCAAGGACGGGCTCGCGAAGCTCGAAACGATGACGCCCGATCTCGCGATCATCGACTACATGATGCCGGTGATGGACGGCGTGCAGATGATCCGCGCGATGAGGGCGCACCCTGCCTTCGTGGACATCCCCATCCTCGTGATCACGGCCGCGCCGATCGCGGTGCCCGAGGACATCCGCAAGAGCACGGCCATCCTGGGCAAGCCCTTCGACGTCGCCGCGCTCCTGCGGCTCATCCGCCAAAAGGCCCGCAAATAG
- a CDS encoding sensor histidine kinase, with protein MHSQPSSGPPRPTQSTAEGAAIDGLRREDELERLRAEVQTLARENARLARDLDEARAENERADQRLQSVLATVSHELRTPLQALHVSLELLLTRIRGAADDVPQSWTLGRLELAKRSSTRLTKLVSTMLDVSLIQSGRLDLHPEPLDFSELVGDVVTSARDDLTWAGCECTVSTTGVVAGKWDRVRLELVVRNLLSNAMKYGAGRPIRVQVEGYETSARLTVQDQGVGIAPEDQARIFERFERARTTSHLSGFGLGLWIVKHVVEAMHGSISLTSRPGEGATFVITLPREP; from the coding sequence ATGCACTCTCAACCCTCCTCCGGTCCCCCTCGGCCCACGCAGAGCACTGCCGAAGGCGCCGCGATCGACGGGCTGCGGCGAGAGGACGAGCTCGAAAGGCTGCGCGCCGAGGTCCAGACGCTCGCGCGAGAAAATGCCCGCCTCGCCCGCGACCTCGACGAGGCACGCGCGGAAAATGAGCGCGCCGACCAGCGCCTGCAGAGCGTGCTCGCAACGGTCTCGCACGAGCTGCGGACACCCCTGCAAGCCTTGCACGTGAGCCTCGAGCTATTGCTCACCCGCATCCGCGGCGCCGCCGACGACGTGCCGCAGAGCTGGACCCTCGGGCGGCTCGAGCTCGCCAAGCGCAGCTCGACGCGCCTGACGAAGCTCGTCTCCACGATGCTCGACGTCTCGCTCATCCAGTCGGGCCGCCTCGACCTGCACCCCGAGCCGCTCGATTTCTCGGAGCTGGTCGGGGACGTCGTGACGAGCGCGCGCGACGACCTCACCTGGGCCGGGTGCGAGTGCACGGTCTCGACCACGGGCGTGGTCGCGGGCAAGTGGGACCGCGTGCGGCTCGAGCTCGTCGTGCGAAACCTCCTCTCGAACGCCATGAAGTACGGGGCAGGCCGCCCCATCCGCGTGCAGGTGGAGGGCTACGAGACCTCGGCCAGACTCACCGTCCAGGATCAGGGCGTGGGCATCGCGCCCGAAGATCAGGCGCGCATCTTCGAGCGCTTCGAGCGCGCCCGCACGACGTCGCACCTCTCCGGCTTCGGCCTCGGCCTGTGGATCGTCAAGCACGTGGTCGAGGCGATGCACGGCAGCATCAGCCTCACGAGCCGCCCCGGCGAGGGCGCGACGTTCGTGATCACCTTGCCCCGCGAACCGTAG
- a CDS encoding Uma2 family endonuclease, whose translation MDAARRLATYDDLLNLSEDVRAEVISGHLVTMPAPRPRHANVQRALIRFVGGPFHDDDGFGGPGGWWIFPEVDVELAKHDIVRPDLSGWRREHLPEPDVRPIRVVPDWICEVLSPSNEPHDRVTKKRLYAQYGVRWYWIVNPEVRTLEAYKLIANGWLDAGSFDETDVARIPPFEAVELPVGRLFLPRTTPAEG comes from the coding sequence ATGGATGCGGCACGGCGGCTAGCAACCTACGACGACCTGCTGAATCTGTCGGAAGACGTCCGCGCCGAGGTGATCTCGGGTCACCTGGTGACGATGCCCGCGCCCAGGCCGCGGCACGCGAACGTGCAGCGGGCGCTGATCAGGTTCGTCGGCGGCCCCTTCCACGACGACGACGGCTTCGGCGGACCGGGCGGCTGGTGGATCTTTCCCGAGGTGGACGTCGAGCTCGCCAAACACGATATCGTGCGCCCCGACCTTTCGGGCTGGCGTCGGGAGCACCTTCCAGAGCCGGACGTTCGCCCCATCCGCGTGGTCCCCGACTGGATCTGCGAGGTGCTGTCCCCCTCGAACGAGCCGCACGACCGGGTCACGAAAAAGCGCCTCTATGCTCAATATGGCGTGCGCTGGTATTGGATCGTGAACCCCGAGGTCCGCACGCTGGAAGCATACAAGCTCATCGCAAACGGCTGGCTCGACGCTGGCTCCTTCGATGAAACCGACGTCGCCCGCATTCCCCCCTTCGAGGCCGTCGAGCTGCCCGTCGGGCGTCTCTTCCTGCCCCGCACGACGCCCGCCGAGGGGTGA
- a CDS encoding MFS transporter, with product MPAWLSQFLPILLLLAVIAVVLTRLPKIDLGHSEAFKRRRFFNWFPLGLTYAFLYFGRYNLSANASALDKLGLLTKGEFGDIDGWGSVVYGVAFLLNGPLTDRWGGRATILIAAGGSALVNFLLGGVIWQAQNGGLDHASIVRAMTVLFSLNMYFQSFGAVSIVKVNAPWFHVRERGVLGGVFGILISLGLYFAYDWSRFIGKAMGMTWAFFVPALVLIVFFALDAFVIRDTPGQAGFEDFDTADASSGDTGPPLGVVDVARRMFSQKVIWIIVAIEFCSGFLRNAVMKWYLVFADKTGAGKEFVATNWGVLLCVAGILGGVFAGFISDHVFESRRGPVASVLYAGMIVGVAITCFTLGHPMAGWAVIFMSLCVIGVHGMLSGTASMDFGGRKNAGVATGIIDGFVYLGTGAQSFLYARILPSGDAAKDPGNWTQWPIAMMPVAVVGLVLATRVWNARPQKAGAAQAAH from the coding sequence ATGCCTGCCTGGTTGAGCCAGTTCCTGCCGATCCTGCTCCTGCTCGCGGTCATCGCCGTGGTCTTGACCAGGCTGCCCAAGATCGACCTCGGCCACTCCGAGGCCTTCAAGCGGCGTCGCTTCTTCAACTGGTTTCCCCTCGGCCTCACCTACGCCTTCCTGTACTTCGGCCGCTACAACCTCTCCGCGAACGCCTCGGCGCTGGACAAGCTCGGTTTGCTGACGAAAGGCGAGTTCGGCGACATCGACGGCTGGGGCTCGGTGGTCTACGGCGTCGCCTTCCTCCTCAACGGCCCGCTCACCGATCGCTGGGGAGGACGCGCGACCATCCTGATCGCGGCGGGCGGCTCGGCGCTCGTGAACTTCCTCCTCGGCGGGGTCATCTGGCAGGCGCAGAACGGCGGGCTCGACCACGCCTCGATCGTTCGAGCGATGACCGTGCTCTTCTCGCTGAACATGTATTTCCAGAGCTTCGGCGCCGTATCGATCGTCAAGGTCAACGCGCCCTGGTTCCACGTGCGCGAGCGCGGCGTGCTCGGCGGCGTCTTCGGGATCCTCATCTCGCTCGGCCTTTATTTCGCTTACGACTGGAGCCGCTTCATCGGCAAGGCCATGGGCATGACGTGGGCCTTCTTCGTGCCCGCCCTGGTGCTCATCGTCTTCTTCGCGCTCGACGCGTTCGTCATTCGCGACACGCCCGGGCAGGCTGGCTTCGAGGATTTCGACACCGCCGACGCCTCGAGCGGCGATACGGGGCCCCCGCTCGGCGTGGTGGACGTCGCGCGGCGGATGTTCTCGCAGAAGGTCATCTGGATCATCGTGGCCATCGAGTTCTGCAGCGGCTTTCTCCGCAATGCGGTGATGAAGTGGTATCTCGTGTTCGCGGACAAGACGGGCGCGGGCAAGGAGTTCGTGGCGACGAACTGGGGCGTTTTGCTCTGCGTGGCGGGCATCCTGGGCGGCGTCTTCGCGGGCTTCATCTCGGACCACGTCTTCGAGTCGCGGCGCGGCCCGGTGGCGTCGGTGCTCTACGCGGGCATGATCGTCGGCGTGGCCATCACCTGCTTCACGCTCGGCCACCCGATGGCGGGCTGGGCGGTCATCTTCATGTCGCTGTGCGTGATCGGCGTGCACGGCATGCTCTCCGGCACCGCGAGCATGGATTTCGGCGGCCGCAAGAACGCGGGCGTGGCCACGGGCATCATCGACGGATTCGTGTATCTCGGCACCGGCGCGCAATCGTTCCTCTACGCCCGCATCCTGCCCTCGGGCGACGCCGCAAAGGACCCGGGCAACTGGACGCAATGGCCGATCGCCATGATGCCCGTCGCCGTCGTGGGCCTCGTGCTCGCGACGCGCGTGTGGAATGCGCGGCCGCAGAAGGCGGGGGCGGCGCAGGCGGCACATTGA
- a CDS encoding serine/threonine-protein kinase has product MNAAPVITPPPPTSVPSSRRKPREGRNLPSRLGRHTLFERIGYGGMANIYLARSRTELGARRLCVIKEVLPELAHDSRFAELLVTEAKLSSRLSHVNVVKIEDLGREDDSLFIAMEYVEGFDLRELLRRAAAERVPMPIEFSLLVIGDVLRGLDYAHRLKGDNGKPLGIVHRDVSPSNVLVSFEGEVKLCDFGIAKASAARGPDEVIEGKAGYMSPEQARGEAVDARSDVFAAGIMLWELLAGRRLYKAAPGETLLDVARRASIPPLPARGLPEEEQLAAIVMRALSPSRDERYPTAAAMLRDIERYASTARMLASPIRFGEWLREHFGTEILAERRSRQRAIEALERGPAAVLTPIVTDAAPPDSGTRLKVGNDVALAAPQPKAITPAVAGDRSEYGYMVAIMLLAATMIATLVALAVRNPPPLF; this is encoded by the coding sequence TTGAACGCCGCGCCCGTCATCACCCCTCCGCCCCCGACGTCCGTCCCCTCGTCGCGGCGAAAGCCGCGCGAGGGCCGCAATCTGCCCAGCCGGCTCGGACGGCACACCCTCTTCGAGCGCATCGGCTATGGCGGCATGGCCAATATCTATCTCGCGCGCTCGCGCACCGAGCTCGGCGCGCGCAGGCTCTGCGTCATCAAGGAGGTCTTGCCCGAGCTCGCCCACGACAGCCGCTTCGCCGAGCTGCTCGTCACGGAGGCCAAGCTCTCGAGCCGCTTGAGCCACGTCAACGTGGTCAAGATCGAGGACCTCGGCCGCGAGGACGACAGCCTCTTCATCGCCATGGAGTACGTCGAGGGCTTCGACCTGCGCGAGCTATTGCGCCGCGCCGCGGCCGAGCGCGTGCCCATGCCCATCGAGTTCTCGCTGCTCGTGATCGGCGACGTCCTGCGCGGCCTCGATTACGCGCACCGATTGAAGGGCGACAACGGCAAGCCGCTCGGCATCGTCCACCGCGACGTGTCGCCGTCGAACGTGCTCGTGAGCTTCGAGGGCGAGGTCAAGCTCTGCGATTTCGGCATCGCGAAGGCCAGCGCGGCGCGCGGCCCGGACGAGGTGATCGAGGGCAAAGCCGGCTACATGAGCCCCGAGCAGGCGCGCGGAGAGGCCGTCGACGCGCGCTCGGACGTGTTCGCGGCGGGCATCATGCTCTGGGAGCTGCTCGCCGGCAGGAGGCTCTACAAGGCGGCTCCCGGCGAGACCTTGCTCGACGTCGCCCGCCGCGCCTCGATTCCGCCCCTGCCCGCGCGTGGTTTGCCCGAGGAGGAGCAGCTCGCTGCGATCGTCATGCGCGCCCTCTCGCCCTCCCGCGACGAGCGCTATCCGACGGCCGCGGCCATGCTGCGCGATATCGAGCGCTATGCGTCCACGGCGCGCATGCTCGCGAGCCCCATCCGCTTCGGCGAATGGCTGAGGGAGCATTTCGGCACCGAGATCCTGGCCGAGCGCCGCTCCCGGCAGCGCGCCATCGAGGCCCTCGAGCGCGGGCCCGCCGCCGTCCTCACGCCCATCGTGACCGACGCCGCCCCGCCCGACAGCGGAACGCGCCTCAAAGTGGGCAACGACGTCGCGCTCGCCGCCCCGCAGCCCAAAGCGATCACGCCTGCGGTCGCGGGCGACAGGTCCGAATATGGCTACATGGTCGCCATCATGCTCCTGGCCGCGACCATGATCGCCACGCTCGTCGCGCTCGCCGTCCGCAATCCCCCGCCTCTCTTCTGA